In Gemmatimonadota bacterium, the following are encoded in one genomic region:
- a CDS encoding DPP IV N-terminal domain-containing protein: protein MHQSRTRWYHIKGIFASVLCILALSACGNTPPDITGPTPGEPGSEAIPGGPGRIAYLRQNLQTGSFHLHIVDPDGKNPTNLNPIDDLAEYSGQSWSSDGTQLAFASNRSGNANFNIFVMNTDGSNIRSVVEDSGGDFASSWSPDGQKILFQAWRSDETTWDIYVVNINGSDEKVLINTDMEEQLPVWSPDGTKFAYQAGHRGRGTDIYVANADGTGAMRLTDGNGTLHSAPAWSPDGTQIAFESNRHQPPPTETRTPLAQYEIYVMNPDGSNMRRLTSSQPLEALRNPTWSPDGKQIAFAFHTYATNLISGFSTLKVMNIDGSNMYSIPDLPLGARFPRWSPVP from the coding sequence ATGCACCAGTCTCGTACACGGTGGTATCACATCAAAGGCATTTTTGCAAGTGTACTCTGTATTTTAGCTCTCTCTGCTTGTGGAAACACACCGCCAGACATCACGGGCCCCACACCGGGCGAACCCGGGTCAGAGGCAATACCGGGAGGGCCTGGGCGGATCGCATATTTGAGACAAAATCTGCAGACGGGCAGTTTTCATCTTCATATCGTAGATCCCGACGGGAAAAACCCCACCAATCTCAATCCCATAGACGATCTGGCTGAATATTCCGGACAATCGTGGTCGTCCGACGGCACACAACTCGCCTTTGCCTCGAACCGCAGTGGCAATGCCAATTTCAACATTTTTGTCATGAACACAGACGGCAGCAATATCCGCAGCGTGGTTGAAGATTCGGGAGGCGATTTTGCATCTTCCTGGTCGCCCGATGGGCAGAAAATTCTCTTTCAAGCATGGCGTAGCGATGAGACAACTTGGGATATTTATGTGGTCAACATCAACGGCTCTGACGAAAAGGTACTGATCAATACAGATATGGAAGAACAACTGCCCGTCTGGTCGCCCGATGGCACCAAATTTGCCTATCAAGCTGGGCACCGCGGTCGGGGAACCGATATCTATGTCGCCAATGCCGATGGTACAGGCGCAATGCGTTTGACAGACGGCAATGGCACCTTGCACTCTGCACCTGCCTGGTCGCCCGATGGAACGCAGATTGCGTTCGAATCCAATCGCCATCAACCCCCACCAACAGAAACGAGAACGCCCCTGGCACAGTACGAGATTTACGTAATGAATCCGGACGGTTCAAATATGCGCCGTCTCACATCTTCCCAACCCCTCGAAGCATTGCGCAATCCAACCTGGTCGCCGGATGGGAAGCAAATAGCATTTGCATTTCACACCTATGCAACAAATCTCATCTCGGGATTTTCGACCCTTAAGGTCATGAATATAGATGGATCTAATATGTACTCCATTCCCGATCTCCCCCTTGGCGCACGCTTTCCGCGCTGGTCGCCCGTACCGTAA
- a CDS encoding DegT/DnrJ/EryC1/StrS family aminotransferase, which translates to MNDKLALYGGEKTRTAPFPSRAPFGKKEEELLLDAVRSQNLFGKSGTYVKDFEKQFAEFYGMEHAQSSTSGTAAIHLAVGVVDPEPGDEIITAPITDPGSVMPILIQNAVPVFADVDPLTMNMTPESIEANITDRTRAIILVHLFGRPCNVEEVVKIAEKYHITLIEDCSQCHATKYKGRYVGTFGHMGCFSLQQSKHMTTGDGGMTVTHDRETYIRLKLFSDKGWDYQYMADRDHAFVAPNYRMTEMQGAVGLAQLEKVRGVVERRHELGALLCELIADAPGITPVPPEGDREVSWWNFIFHVTGHDPDEFCKAVRAEGVSMGAHYIKDPIFMRGNYLTEKRTYGNSGFPFHHGVTSREYNYGPELVPGAVQALSTVVVWGLHEHLDENDIRDTAAAINKVANGLSK; encoded by the coding sequence ATGAATGACAAATTAGCTCTCTATGGCGGGGAAAAAACGCGTACAGCCCCTTTCCCTTCGCGCGCGCCATTTGGAAAAAAAGAAGAAGAATTGTTATTGGACGCCGTGCGCAGTCAAAATTTATTTGGCAAAAGCGGCACCTATGTCAAAGATTTTGAAAAACAATTTGCCGAATTTTACGGAATGGAACATGCACAAAGTTCAACGAGTGGCACGGCGGCCATTCATCTGGCAGTGGGCGTTGTCGATCCCGAACCGGGGGACGAAATCATCACCGCCCCCATCACCGATCCGGGCAGCGTGATGCCCATCTTGATTCAAAATGCCGTACCCGTATTTGCCGACGTCGATCCCCTGACAATGAACATGACACCCGAATCAATTGAAGCAAATATTACAGACCGAACGCGCGCAATCATCCTCGTACACTTGTTTGGACGCCCTTGCAATGTCGAAGAAGTGGTAAAAATTGCAGAAAAATACCACATTACACTAATTGAAGATTGCAGCCAATGTCACGCCACCAAATACAAAGGTCGCTATGTGGGAACTTTTGGGCACATGGGTTGTTTTAGTTTGCAACAGTCAAAACACATGACCACGGGCGATGGCGGGATGACGGTCACGCATGACCGAGAAACCTATATTCGACTCAAGCTATTTTCCGATAAAGGATGGGATTATCAATATATGGCCGATCGCGACCACGCTTTTGTCGCACCCAACTATCGCATGACCGAAATGCAGGGCGCGGTTGGCCTCGCGCAGTTGGAAAAAGTGCGCGGCGTGGTCGAAAGACGCCACGAATTGGGCGCGTTGCTTTGTGAACTCATTGCCGATGCCCCGGGCATAACACCCGTTCCACCCGAGGGAGACCGCGAGGTTTCGTGGTGGAATTTTATTTTTCACGTCACGGGTCACGACCCCGATGAATTTTGCAAAGCCGTGCGTGCCGAAGGCGTGTCTATGGGGGCGCATTATATCAAAGACCCGATATTTATGCGCGGAAATTATCTGACCGAAAAACGCACTTATGGAAACAGCGGATTCCCCTTTCACCACGGCGTAACAAGCCGCGAATATAACTACGGTCCAGAACTCGTTCCAGGCGCAGTACAGGCATTGAGTACAGTCGTCGTATGGGGCTTGCACGAACACCTCGACGAAAACGACATCCGAGACACCGCCGCTGCAATCAACAAAGTCGCAAACGGCCTGAGCAAATAG
- a CDS encoding DUF2283 domain-containing protein has translation MKTRYLEVTFRKGKPLAAYLYLPREPGAKSARTELMGSGLLVDYQADGRPIGLEITAPDKVTLDQINSILKRLNLPLLDPQELAPLQAA, from the coding sequence ATGAAAACTCGATATTTGGAAGTGACATTTCGCAAGGGTAAACCGCTTGCAGCCTATTTGTATTTGCCGAGAGAACCCGGTGCTAAGAGTGCCAGAACAGAACTTATGGGGTCTGGCTTACTGGTGGATTATCAGGCCGATGGTCGTCCGATTGGCTTAGAAATCACAGCACCTGATAAAGTCACATTGGATCAGATCAACAGTATTCTCAAGCGGTTGAATTTACCCTTACTGGACCCCCAGGAATTGGCCCCCTTACAAGCGGCATAA
- a CDS encoding DUF4258 domain-containing protein, which translates to MNWPIWWDWELEITPHVETRMEERNFTEIDLRTMLDRADTFEPDEIEGRYMIQTRHRRDGWIIIVEPDEDDHLLVVITAFRI; encoded by the coding sequence ATGAATTGGCCGATATGGTGGGATTGGGAACTGGAAATAACACCGCATGTTGAAACGCGAATGGAAGAAAGAAATTTCACTGAAATCGACCTGAGAACCATGCTGGATCGAGCTGATACTTTTGAACCAGATGAAATTGAAGGACGGTATATGATTCAAACGCGACATCGTCGAGACGGTTGGATAATTATTGTTGAACCAGATGAAGACGATCACTTATTGGTGGTTATAACCGCTTTTCGCATATAA
- a CDS encoding sugar phosphate isomerase/epimerase, with protein sequence MEAIEFVGKETEADCFEPYSPYWRPDRDVQEQAHEARKLMDRVGLQASCHALATDFAVYDEGENRACLDWCEKMLQVAVILGADTVRVDPRTAPPPGRSRDDIDPEDALARVAQSMQTVADIAIEKGLKVGVENHGVLLGRTSQTARIVERVNRPNFGVNLDFTNFRTVFGEDHVEATRLLARHVVHIHAKDFHIRQDPQPGEKWREIPSGEYVKRAVGGEGNSGWAEIFRILKDVGYKGTISLEVSDPADIRGSVAKGAANLKRIISEVEQRYM encoded by the coding sequence ACTCCCCATACTGGCGTCCTGATCGAGACGTGCAAGAACAGGCGCACGAGGCCCGAAAACTGATGGACCGGGTGGGCCTACAGGCCTCATGCCATGCTCTGGCGACCGATTTCGCCGTCTATGACGAAGGCGAAAATCGCGCCTGCCTGGACTGGTGTGAGAAGATGCTCCAGGTTGCCGTGATCCTCGGAGCCGATACGGTCAGAGTCGATCCCCGCACCGCCCCTCCTCCCGGCAGATCCCGCGACGATATCGATCCCGAAGACGCCCTCGCCCGCGTTGCCCAAAGCATGCAGACCGTCGCCGACATCGCTATCGAAAAAGGCTTGAAAGTCGGCGTTGAGAACCACGGAGTGCTACTCGGACGCACGTCACAGACAGCGCGCATCGTCGAGCGGGTCAATCGCCCCAACTTCGGCGTGAACCTCGACTTCACCAATTTCCGCACGGTCTTCGGAGAAGATCACGTTGAGGCGACCCGGCTTCTCGCCAGACATGTCGTCCACATTCACGCCAAGGACTTCCACATTCGGCAGGATCCCCAACCTGGGGAGAAGTGGCGCGAAATCCCCTCGGGCGAATACGTCAAGCGCGCGGTCGGCGGCGAGGGGAACTCGGGTTGGGCCGAGATCTTTCGCATCCTCAAAGATGTGGGCTACAAGGGCACTATCTCCCTCGAGGTCTCAGATCCAGCGGACATCCGGGGCAGTGTCGCTAAAGGAGCGGCCAATTTGAAGCGTATCATCTCGGAGGTGGAGCAGAGGTACATGTAA